A single genomic interval of Noviherbaspirillum cavernae harbors:
- a CDS encoding 4'-phosphopantetheinyl transferase family protein: MTYYQDIVDTRLLSNLRELLSDAEREREKHFCFADDRLCYLVTRAMVRTVLSRYAPISPVNWIFSANTYGRPEVANCDIDATDLCFNISHARGLIALAVSRRCALGIDVENLQTRQASIDLAERHFSPVEIADLATVPAEQRQDRFFEYWTFKESYIKARGMGLSLPLDRFSFHYPRECTVQITIDQKLGDDGNRWSFWQFRPTQEHLLAVCAERLDNEAPVLSIRKIVPTVADEVVEIPLLRSSEMRSEH, translated from the coding sequence TTGACCTATTACCAAGACATTGTTGACACGCGATTGCTCTCGAATCTGCGAGAGCTGCTTAGCGATGCCGAGCGCGAGCGGGAGAAACACTTTTGTTTTGCTGATGACCGCCTGTGCTACCTCGTGACGCGGGCAATGGTGCGGACGGTACTGTCACGCTATGCGCCAATCTCTCCTGTGAACTGGATATTCTCGGCAAATACCTACGGCCGCCCCGAGGTCGCGAATTGTGACATTGATGCAACGGACTTGTGCTTCAATATTTCGCATGCCCGTGGCCTGATCGCACTGGCAGTTTCACGGCGTTGCGCCTTGGGGATCGATGTCGAAAATCTCCAGACACGCCAAGCTTCAATTGACCTCGCAGAGCGGCACTTTTCGCCGGTAGAAATCGCCGATCTGGCCACCGTCCCAGCCGAACAGCGTCAGGATCGCTTTTTCGAATACTGGACGTTCAAGGAATCCTATATCAAGGCGCGCGGCATGGGGCTGTCGCTTCCTCTAGACCGGTTCAGCTTCCACTATCCGCGTGAGTGCACTGTGCAGATTACCATCGATCAGAAATTGGGTGACGATGGTAATCGCTGGAGCTTCTGGCAATTCCGGCCGACCCAAGAGCACTTGCTCGCCGTTTGCGCAGAACGTTTGGATAATGAAGCGCCAGTCCTGAGCATACGAAAGATCGTACCGACAGTCGCGGATGAGGTGGTCGAAATACCGTTACTGAGGTCGTCGGAAATGCGTTCTGAACATTGA
- a CDS encoding transporter substrate-binding domain-containing protein, translated as MLIQPALDKLKERGALHVGFQRYTPPFSYSVDETFDPVGYSVDLCRHVVAAIGRQCGRDEVEIVPVEVTSSNRLAFLEQGLIDMECGSTTNTVERQRYSLFSRSIFYTAHRILLKDSAADTDGRRALTITGIQDSTSHRSLMECEHPDPDQRFDFTGCPSIFSAFERFRDDPQVDAIIADEVILKSLLLRSQAAGVRFFPDGLGGEPYGFMIRMGEDAFKAAVDDQLACLFRSDGFASLYAKWFMQPLPDLGFDLSMPMSSAMREVVRSSDDQVRL; from the coding sequence ATGCTGATTCAACCTGCATTGGATAAGTTGAAGGAACGCGGTGCGCTCCATGTCGGATTCCAGCGGTACACGCCGCCGTTTTCCTATTCCGTCGACGAGACATTCGACCCCGTCGGCTATTCGGTTGATCTGTGCCGGCATGTCGTCGCCGCGATCGGCCGGCAATGCGGGCGCGACGAAGTGGAGATCGTTCCCGTCGAGGTCACCTCGTCGAATCGGCTGGCCTTCCTGGAGCAGGGCCTGATCGACATGGAATGCGGTTCCACGACGAATACCGTGGAGCGGCAACGGTATTCGCTGTTCAGCCGCTCGATCTTCTACACTGCGCATCGGATCCTGTTGAAGGACTCGGCCGCGGATACGGACGGACGTCGCGCATTGACGATCACCGGCATCCAGGATTCCACGAGCCACCGCTCCTTGATGGAATGTGAGCATCCCGATCCGGACCAACGTTTCGATTTCACGGGATGCCCCAGCATTTTTTCCGCATTCGAACGCTTCCGCGACGATCCGCAGGTCGACGCCATCATCGCGGACGAAGTGATATTGAAATCCCTGCTGCTGCGTTCGCAGGCCGCAGGCGTGCGTTTCTTCCCCGACGGGCTGGGCGGTGAACCCTACGGCTTCATGATCCGCATGGGAGAGGATGCGTTCAAGGCCGCGGTCGACGATCAATTGGCCTGTCTCTTCCGATCGGATGGCTTCGCATCCTTGTATGCGAAATGGTTCATGCAGCCGCTGCCCGACCTCGGATTCGATCTGAGCATGCCGATGTCCTCGGCCATGCGCGAAGTGGTCCGGTCGTCCGATGACCAGGTCCGGTTATGA
- the dnaQ gene encoding DNA polymerase III subunit epsilon, producing MRQIVLDTETTGLNPRSGDRIIEVGCVEIINRRLTGNNFHTYINPERDSEEGALAVHGLTTEFLSDKPKFAEIANELRDYVSGAEIIIHNAPFDLAFLDAEFKRLSFPRFADHVGEITDTLVQAKEMHPGKRNSLDALCDRYGISNAHRALHGALLDAELLAEVYLAMTRGQNSLTIDLAVAETATVSDMVLENAPMADIIVMQASEDECAEHEALLDRLDKEVKGASIWRATPGN from the coding sequence ATGCGACAAATCGTTCTCGATACCGAAACCACAGGTCTCAATCCGCGCTCCGGCGACCGCATCATCGAAGTTGGCTGCGTCGAAATCATCAACCGCCGCCTGACCGGCAACAACTTTCACACCTATATCAATCCGGAACGAGACTCGGAAGAGGGTGCGCTTGCCGTGCACGGATTGACGACCGAATTCCTCAGCGACAAACCGAAATTCGCCGAGATCGCCAATGAACTGCGCGATTACGTCAGCGGCGCGGAAATCATCATTCACAATGCGCCATTCGACCTCGCCTTTCTGGATGCGGAATTCAAGCGCTTGAGTTTTCCCCGCTTCGCCGATCACGTAGGCGAGATCACCGACACGCTGGTGCAAGCGAAGGAAATGCATCCGGGCAAGCGCAATTCGCTCGACGCATTGTGCGACCGCTACGGCATCTCGAATGCGCACCGCGCGCTCCACGGCGCGTTGCTCGATGCCGAATTGCTGGCCGAGGTTTATCTTGCGATGACGCGAGGCCAGAACAGCCTGACGATCGATCTTGCCGTGGCCGAAACCGCTACCGTCAGCGACATGGTGCTGGAAAACGCTCCCATGGCGGACATCATTGTCATGCAGGCATCCGAAGACGAGTGCGCCGAACACGAAGCGCTCCTCGACCGCCTGGACAAGGAAGTGAAAGGCGCCAGCATTTGGCGCGCCACTCCCGGAAATTGA
- a CDS encoding IS630 family transposase, whose protein sequence is MARVRLARRRYRKQIASCPVKRLKFIDESGLNIAMTRRYGRAMHGQRVHDAVPGNFGRNVSIPGSLSCHGMEAVMTVEGAVDAAVFRACVAHALVPTLRSGDVVVMDNLSVHKVPDIEAMIAGAGAQLIYLPPYSPDWSPIEPCWSKIKTRLRGMKARTREALDQALTKVIGRISNSDASGWFAHCGYSIH, encoded by the coding sequence ATGGCGCGCGTACGTCTGGCACGTCGTCGCTACCGCAAGCAGATCGCATCCTGTCCTGTCAAAAGGCTGAAATTCATCGACGAGTCCGGCCTGAACATTGCCATGACGCGTCGTTATGGACGGGCGATGCACGGCCAGCGGGTGCATGACGCGGTACCGGGAAACTTCGGGCGCAATGTCAGCATTCCCGGTTCGCTTTCCTGCCATGGCATGGAGGCCGTCATGACGGTCGAAGGCGCGGTCGATGCGGCGGTATTCCGGGCTTGTGTTGCCCATGCTCTGGTGCCGACGCTGCGCTCAGGTGACGTGGTGGTGATGGATAACCTGAGCGTCCACAAGGTCCCGGACATTGAAGCCATGATTGCTGGCGCCGGCGCGCAACTGATTTACCTGCCGCCGTACTCTCCCGACTGGTCACCGATCGAGCCTTGCTGGTCCAAAATCAAAACCCGCTTGCGCGGCATGAAGGCCCGGACACGTGAGGCGCTTGATCAGGCGCTCACCAAAGTGATCGGCAGAATCAGCAACAGCGATGCCAGCGGCTGGTTCGCCCACTGCGGTTATTCCATTCATTGA
- a CDS encoding efflux RND transporter periplasmic adaptor subunit — translation MNARRLVYSGIAALGIAALGTYAFYAQRGTSGPNEKTAGAVPPAPAGIANAAPRSASGNGPIAVDVAIVSAARLLDDINATGTIRSNEAVVIRPEVAGRITRLNFADGQSVRKGQVLVAFDSAVNQAEVQQAKAELDIARANFERNDDLAKQKFISIRARDESASNVQVLEAKLALAQAKLSKLEIKAPFAGVVGIRSVSVGDYVKDGADLVNLEDISSVKVDFRVPEKFVDIVRPGQDIEVVVDALPNKPFAAKVDAIDPQVDSSGRSALLRGRISNPEGRLKPGMFARVKLILGQRENALVVPEEAIVPQGGKATVWKVVDGKAARVEVKIGMRRDAKVEITEGLRLGETVVTAGQMRLSSNGVPVRIADGGERNGKPSDAAKANDSGAAVAPAMRVAKN, via the coding sequence ATGAACGCACGGAGACTGGTTTATTCCGGCATCGCCGCACTCGGCATTGCAGCCCTCGGCACTTACGCCTTTTACGCGCAACGCGGAACCTCGGGACCCAACGAGAAAACCGCCGGAGCGGTCCCGCCGGCACCGGCAGGTATCGCGAATGCCGCGCCCAGGAGCGCCAGCGGCAACGGCCCGATTGCGGTTGATGTGGCCATTGTGTCGGCGGCGCGCCTGCTCGACGACATCAACGCGACCGGCACGATCCGCTCGAACGAGGCGGTCGTGATCCGGCCGGAGGTCGCGGGCCGCATCACCAGACTCAATTTCGCCGATGGCCAGAGCGTGAGGAAAGGACAAGTGCTGGTTGCCTTCGATTCTGCGGTCAATCAGGCGGAAGTGCAGCAGGCGAAGGCCGAACTCGACATTGCACGCGCCAACTTTGAGCGCAACGACGATCTCGCGAAGCAGAAATTCATCTCCATCCGCGCCCGCGACGAGTCGGCATCGAACGTGCAGGTTCTCGAGGCGAAGCTGGCGCTGGCGCAGGCGAAGCTGTCCAAGCTGGAAATCAAGGCGCCGTTTGCCGGCGTGGTCGGCATCCGCAGCGTCAGCGTGGGCGACTACGTGAAGGACGGCGCGGATCTCGTCAACCTCGAAGACATCTCCAGCGTGAAAGTCGACTTTCGCGTGCCGGAAAAATTCGTTGACATCGTGCGGCCCGGCCAGGATATCGAGGTCGTGGTCGACGCGCTGCCGAACAAGCCTTTTGCTGCCAAGGTCGACGCGATCGATCCGCAGGTCGACAGTTCAGGCCGTTCTGCCTTGTTGCGCGGCCGCATCTCCAATCCCGAAGGCAGGCTGAAGCCAGGCATGTTCGCGCGTGTCAAGTTGATCCTTGGCCAGCGCGAGAATGCGCTGGTCGTGCCGGAGGAGGCGATCGTGCCGCAGGGCGGCAAGGCGACCGTCTGGAAAGTCGTGGACGGCAAGGCTGCGCGTGTCGAAGTCAAGATCGGCATGCGCCGCGATGCGAAGGTCGAGATCACGGAAGGATTGCGACTCGGCGAGACAGTCGTGACTGCCGGCCAGATGAGACTGTCGAGCAACGGCGTACCGGTCAGAATCGCGGACGGCGGCGAACGAAACGGCAAACCGAGCGATGCCGCCAAGGCCAACGACAGCGGCGCGGCCGTTGCGCCGGCGATGCGCGTCGCGAAGAACTAA
- the rnhA gene encoding ribonuclease HI, which translates to MEKIEIYTDGACKGNPGPGGWGALLVAGEHRKELFGGELNTTNNRMELKAVIEALSLLKRPCEVIVHTDSQYVQKGISEWIHGWKARGWKTAAKAPVKNVDLWQALDAAQADHAIQWRWVKGHAGHAGNERADALANLGVASVS; encoded by the coding sequence ATGGAAAAAATCGAGATTTACACCGACGGCGCCTGCAAGGGAAATCCGGGCCCCGGCGGTTGGGGAGCGTTGCTGGTGGCCGGAGAACACCGCAAGGAACTCTTCGGCGGCGAGCTGAATACCACCAACAACCGCATGGAACTGAAGGCGGTCATCGAAGCGCTCTCCTTGCTCAAGCGTCCATGCGAGGTGATCGTCCATACGGACAGCCAGTACGTCCAGAAGGGCATCAGCGAATGGATCCACGGCTGGAAGGCGCGCGGCTGGAAAACCGCGGCGAAGGCGCCGGTCAAGAACGTCGATCTGTGGCAGGCGCTCGATGCCGCGCAAGCGGACCATGCGATCCAGTGGCGCTGGGTCAAGGGCCACGCCGGACATGCGGGCAACGAGCGCGCCGACGCGCTTGCCAACCTGGGCGTTGCCTCCGTGTCCTGA
- a CDS encoding IS5 family transposase (programmed frameshift) — MGMVKQDDGWRLPDRLWAQMEPLLPPRKPHPLGCHNPRVCDRAAMDAILFVLRTGCQWNALNGTGICSSSSAHRRFQEWVDAGVFEEFWMHGLLSAAALREIDWSWLSLDGAMTKAPLGGEKNGPNPTDRGKGGVKRSLLTDAHGIPLAIVIDGANRHDMKLARPTLESLEVGRPSLLAVWPQGLCLDKGYDYPQIQQLALELGYRAHIRSRGEEAQQRQTGTRARRWVVERTHSWLNRFRGLLIRWAKKAKNHLAFLHLACGIITWRSIGLLG; from the exons ATGGGCATGGTCAAGCAGGACGACGGCTGGCGTTTGCCAGACAGACTCTGGGCGCAAATGGAGCCGCTTTTACCGCCACGCAAGCCACATCCGCTGGGCTGCCATAACCCGCGTGTCTGCGACCGGGCAGCCATGGATGCGATCTTGTTCGTGTTGCGTACCGGTTGCCAGTGGAATGCATTGAACGGTACCGGCATTTGTTCCAGCAGTTCGGCGCATCGGCGCTTTCAGGAATGGGTTGATGCCGGCGTGTTCGAGGAGTTCTGGATGCATGGGCTGTTGTCGGCAGCGGCGTTGCGGGAAATCGACTGGTCCTGGCTGTCACTCGACGGCGCGATGACCAAGGCTCCTCTGGGTGGGGAAAAAAAT GGCCCCAATCCAACGGATCGCGGCAAAGGCGGCGTCAAGCGCAGCCTGCTGACGGACGCACACGGCATTCCCCTGGCCATCGTCATTGATGGTGCGAACCGCCATGACATGAAGCTGGCGCGACCGACACTGGAGTCGCTGGAAGTGGGGCGACCGTCATTGCTTGCGGTGTGGCCACAAGGACTGTGCCTGGACAAGGGCTATGACTATCCGCAGATCCAGCAGTTGGCGCTTGAATTGGGCTACCGGGCGCACATCCGGTCACGCGGGGAGGAAGCGCAGCAGCGGCAGACGGGAACGAGAGCCCGCCGCTGGGTGGTGGAGCGTACGCATAGCTGGCTGAACCGGTTTCGTGGCTTGCTGATTCGTTGGGCCAAGAAGGCGAAGAACCATCTCGCGTTCCTTCATCTCGCCTGCGGCATTATCACCTGGCGAAGCATAGGCCTACTGGGATAG
- a CDS encoding efflux RND transporter permease subunit, protein MVLSDICIRRPVFATVMSLIIVLVGLVSYKQLSVREYPKIDEPVVTVDTKYPGASSEVVESQITKPLEDSIAGIDGIDVLTSISRAEQSQITVRFRLEKNPDSGANDVRDRVSRVRSKLPQTIEEPVIAKVEADASPIIWLAFSSTTMSSLDLTDVANRIVKPRMQLLPGAADVRINGDRKYSMRIWLDRNKLAAQRLTPPDVEDALRRQNVEVPAGRIESMQREFSVVSQTDLTTPEEFENIIVRNVNGYAVRLKDVARVEIGPAAERSSVRFNGGNAVALGVIRQATANPLELAAYVKAELPKLNEELKPQGIEVGISYDSTVFIDRSIKSVYHTIGEAVVLVGLVIFVFLRSFRASIIPLVTIPVSLIGAFALMSLAGFSINTLTLLALVLAIGLVVDDAIVVLENIYRHIEEGMKPFDAALKGAKEIGFAVIAMTMTLAAVYAPVAFTPGRTGRLFIEFALTLAGAVIVSGFVALTLSPMMCSVLLKHQEKHGPVYRIVENGLNAITAAYRRMLVTSLSARWLVVLVYVIVIGGLVWLGTSMKKELAPIEDRGVIFTSLSGPDGASLDYTQKYALRLEDIARETKEIDRIFIVSGSPTVERGIAFFRTVDWEDRNRSTLQMVKEMQPKMAGIPGLLAFPNAPPSLGQSARERPVNLVVMSSAPYQEMQDVVQQIVAEASKNPGLANIDTDLRLNKPQVNVTVDRDKAADAGVQIETVGRILETMLGGRNVTRFKKDGEQYDVVVQIGKGERNSPEDINNIFVRSKNDQMIALASLLKVQETVAPRELNHFGQRRAVVISANLANGYTQGEALDFMEATAQKHIKPGYATDLSGSSREYKTSSGSLMLTFVLALAFIYLVLAAQFESFIDPFIIMLTVPLSMAGALGALQLSGGTLNVYSQIGLITLVGLITKHGILIVEFTNQLREQGKSMHEAIVEAAELRLRPILMTTGAMVLGAMPLALATGAGAESRIQIGWVIVGGMSFGTLLTLFVVPTVYTFLSRQKAHMPAVMADAQPVASPVTAH, encoded by the coding sequence ATGGTTTTATCCGATATCTGCATTCGTCGTCCCGTGTTTGCGACGGTGATGTCGCTCATCATCGTGCTTGTCGGGCTGGTTTCCTACAAGCAGCTCTCCGTGCGCGAGTATCCGAAGATCGACGAGCCGGTGGTGACCGTCGATACCAAGTATCCGGGCGCGAGTTCGGAGGTGGTTGAATCGCAGATCACCAAGCCGCTGGAGGATTCCATCGCCGGCATCGACGGCATCGATGTCCTGACTTCGATTTCGCGCGCGGAACAAAGCCAGATCACGGTGCGCTTCCGCCTTGAAAAGAACCCCGATTCCGGTGCCAACGACGTGCGCGACCGCGTCTCGCGCGTGCGCTCGAAACTGCCGCAGACGATTGAGGAACCCGTCATCGCCAAGGTTGAGGCCGATGCCAGTCCGATCATCTGGCTGGCCTTTTCCAGCACCACGATGTCGTCACTGGACTTGACCGATGTCGCCAACCGCATCGTCAAGCCGCGTATGCAGCTGTTGCCGGGTGCGGCCGATGTGCGCATCAACGGCGACCGCAAATATTCCATGCGCATCTGGCTCGACCGCAACAAGCTCGCCGCCCAGCGCCTGACCCCGCCGGATGTCGAAGATGCACTGCGCCGGCAGAATGTTGAAGTGCCCGCCGGCCGGATCGAATCGATGCAGCGCGAATTCTCGGTCGTCTCGCAAACTGACCTGACGACGCCGGAAGAATTCGAAAACATCATCGTTCGCAACGTCAACGGCTATGCGGTGCGTCTGAAGGACGTGGCGCGGGTCGAAATCGGACCGGCGGCAGAACGTTCATCGGTGCGCTTCAATGGCGGCAACGCAGTGGCGCTCGGCGTGATCCGGCAGGCCACCGCGAATCCGCTGGAACTGGCCGCCTATGTGAAGGCCGAACTGCCGAAACTGAACGAGGAGCTGAAACCGCAAGGCATCGAAGTCGGCATCTCGTATGACTCGACCGTGTTCATCGACCGCTCCATCAAATCGGTGTACCACACCATCGGTGAAGCGGTGGTGCTGGTGGGGCTGGTCATTTTCGTGTTCTTGCGTTCATTCCGTGCATCGATCATTCCGCTGGTCACGATCCCGGTGTCCCTGATCGGCGCGTTCGCGCTGATGTCGCTGGCCGGCTTTTCAATCAATACGCTGACGCTGCTTGCACTGGTGCTTGCCATCGGCCTGGTGGTGGACGATGCCATCGTCGTCCTCGAAAACATCTACCGGCATATCGAAGAAGGGATGAAGCCGTTTGATGCCGCCCTGAAAGGCGCAAAGGAAATCGGCTTCGCGGTGATCGCGATGACCATGACGCTGGCCGCGGTATATGCGCCGGTCGCGTTTACGCCGGGGCGTACCGGAAGATTGTTCATCGAATTCGCATTGACGCTGGCAGGTGCGGTGATCGTGTCCGGTTTCGTCGCGCTGACGCTGTCGCCCATGATGTGTTCCGTCCTCCTCAAGCATCAGGAAAAGCACGGCCCGGTCTATCGCATCGTCGAAAATGGCTTGAACGCCATCACCGCTGCGTATCGGCGCATGCTGGTAACGTCGTTGTCGGCGCGCTGGCTGGTCGTGCTGGTGTACGTGATTGTTATTGGCGGGCTGGTCTGGCTGGGCACGAGCATGAAGAAAGAGCTGGCTCCGATCGAGGACCGCGGCGTCATCTTCACTTCACTTTCCGGCCCGGACGGCGCCTCGCTGGACTATACGCAGAAGTATGCGCTGCGCCTCGAAGACATCGCCAGGGAAACGAAGGAAATCGACCGTATCTTCATCGTGTCCGGCTCGCCCACGGTGGAGCGCGGGATCGCATTTTTTCGCACTGTCGATTGGGAAGATCGCAATCGATCAACGCTGCAGATGGTCAAGGAAATGCAGCCGAAAATGGCGGGCATCCCCGGCTTGCTGGCCTTCCCGAATGCGCCGCCTTCGCTCGGACAGTCGGCGCGAGAACGTCCGGTCAATCTCGTGGTGATGAGCAGTGCGCCATATCAGGAAATGCAGGATGTGGTGCAGCAGATCGTCGCCGAGGCGAGCAAGAACCCCGGTCTGGCCAATATCGACACCGATCTGCGCCTGAACAAGCCGCAAGTCAATGTCACGGTCGACCGCGACAAGGCGGCGGATGCCGGCGTGCAGATCGAAACCGTCGGCCGGATTCTGGAAACCATGCTTGGCGGGCGCAATGTCACGCGCTTCAAGAAAGACGGCGAGCAGTACGATGTGGTGGTCCAGATCGGCAAGGGCGAGCGGAATTCGCCGGAAGACATCAACAACATTTTCGTGCGCAGCAAGAACGACCAGATGATTGCGCTGGCGAGTCTGTTGAAGGTGCAGGAAACGGTTGCGCCGCGCGAACTGAATCACTTTGGCCAGCGCCGGGCCGTGGTCATTTCCGCCAACCTCGCCAATGGCTACACCCAAGGCGAAGCGCTGGACTTCATGGAAGCGACTGCGCAGAAACACATCAAGCCCGGCTACGCCACGGATTTGTCGGGCTCGTCGCGCGAATACAAGACCTCCAGCGGCAGCCTGATGCTGACCTTCGTACTCGCGCTGGCATTCATCTATCTCGTACTGGCTGCACAGTTTGAAAGCTTCATCGACCCGTTCATCATCATGCTGACCGTGCCGTTGTCGATGGCCGGAGCGCTGGGCGCATTGCAGTTGAGCGGCGGCACGCTCAACGTGTACAGCCAGATCGGCCTGATCACGCTGGTCGGACTGATCACCAAGCACGGCATCCTGATCGTGGAATTCACGAACCAGTTGCGCGAGCAAGGAAAATCCATGCACGAAGCCATTGTGGAGGCGGCGGAATTGCGCTTGCGTCCGATCCTGATGACGACCGGCGCGATGGTGTTGGGTGCCATGCCGCTCGCGCTAGCGACCGGCGCCGGTGCGGAATCGCGCATCCAGATCGGCTGGGTCATCGTCGGCGGCATGAGCTTCGGCACGCTGCTGACCCTGTTCGTGGTGCCGACCGTCTATACCTTCCTGTCGCGTCAGAAAGCGCACATGCCGGCCGTCATGGCCGACGCGCAGCCGGTCGCGTCCCCCGTAACTGCTCATTGA
- a CDS encoding FAD-binding oxidoreductase yields MNVPTEAMHVVDKVACRISSVEALSADILGIKLALADEGFLHRSGQYLDLVLPDGSKRSFSIVNRPDREGTVELHVRQPPGGGFIREVLDTRQRGGELAIEGPFGEFHFRDRPQDRHVPVIFLASGTGFSPFKAMIEDLVAARNRRPVHLYWGGRIKDDFYLHDWVTRQAEAMPALAYVPVLSEAKAGDAWTGRTGFVHHAVIVDFPDLRDFHVYTCGAPVVVESARRDFVTRCGLPEDSFFN; encoded by the coding sequence ATGAACGTGCCGACTGAAGCCATGCATGTCGTCGACAAGGTGGCTTGCCGGATCTCCAGCGTGGAAGCGTTGTCCGCGGATATCCTGGGCATCAAGCTGGCATTGGCCGACGAAGGCTTCCTGCATCGTTCCGGGCAGTACCTCGACCTGGTGCTACCCGACGGATCGAAGCGCAGTTTTTCCATCGTCAACCGTCCGGATCGCGAGGGTACGGTCGAGTTGCATGTCAGGCAGCCGCCGGGCGGGGGCTTCATCCGCGAGGTGCTCGATACGCGGCAACGCGGCGGAGAGCTGGCGATCGAAGGTCCGTTCGGCGAATTCCATTTCCGCGACCGGCCGCAGGATCGTCATGTCCCCGTGATTTTCCTCGCTTCCGGAACCGGCTTCAGTCCGTTCAAGGCCATGATCGAGGACCTGGTCGCGGCACGCAATCGGCGACCCGTGCATCTGTATTGGGGCGGGCGCATCAAGGACGATTTCTACCTGCACGATTGGGTGACGCGGCAAGCGGAGGCGATGCCAGCATTGGCCTATGTGCCGGTGTTGAGCGAGGCGAAGGCCGGCGATGCTTGGACCGGACGCACGGGCTTCGTTCACCACGCCGTGATCGTCGATTTTCCCGATTTGCGCGATTTCCACGTGTATACCTGCGGCGCGCCGGTGGTCGTCGAATCGGCTCGGCGCGATTTCGTCACACGGTGCGGCTTGCCCGAGGACAGTTTCTTCAACTGA
- a CDS encoding homoserine dehydrogenase, with protein MKIGVLGFGNVAAATVQRFVFNRDLIASKLETEIEIAKVATRTVSRASGLVPQACVLTDDCWSVVDDPEIDVVIELIGGVELAKELVLRAIANGKHVITANKALLATSGEKILQLADQKGVCVLFEGAVAVSIPIIKTLKESAAANRVSSIVGILNGTSNYILSQMSEQGADFGDALAQAQQKGYAEADPALDVNGEDAAHKITILASLAFGVPVDFDMVRFKGITEIERADIQAAKRLGYELKLIAQAQLRNDKVSISVAPTLVPNHSMLAHVRGSMNGISLAGDLFGPAFFYGSGAGGVQTASAILADLIDLAQSTRDGKYVGAPNMGFKKSAMAGKEYLSSDECSSQFYLRLKVEDKVGVLAEVSAIFAKADVSVSTLLQDESREGMTDLIATTHAISTSKLQSILPLLQDAAGGHPVVTYPVLDERAD; from the coding sequence ATGAAGATAGGCGTATTGGGATTCGGCAACGTGGCCGCGGCGACGGTACAAAGATTCGTGTTCAACCGGGATCTGATCGCGTCGAAGCTCGAGACCGAGATCGAAATCGCCAAGGTGGCGACGCGAACCGTGAGCCGCGCGTCGGGCCTGGTGCCGCAAGCTTGCGTGCTGACGGACGATTGCTGGTCCGTGGTCGATGATCCCGAGATCGACGTCGTGATCGAACTGATCGGCGGCGTCGAGCTGGCCAAGGAGCTGGTGCTGCGCGCGATCGCCAACGGCAAGCACGTCATCACGGCGAACAAAGCCTTGCTTGCGACCAGCGGCGAGAAGATATTGCAGCTGGCGGACCAGAAGGGCGTATGCGTGCTGTTCGAAGGGGCGGTCGCCGTGTCGATCCCGATCATCAAGACGCTCAAGGAATCTGCCGCCGCCAATCGCGTCAGCTCCATCGTCGGCATCCTGAACGGCACCTCGAATTACATCCTGTCGCAGATGAGCGAACAGGGCGCCGACTTCGGCGACGCGCTGGCCCAGGCCCAGCAGAAGGGATATGCAGAAGCCGATCCCGCCCTCGACGTGAACGGCGAGGATGCGGCGCACAAGATCACGATCCTCGCCTCCCTGGCGTTCGGGGTTCCGGTCGATTTCGACATGGTGCGGTTCAAGGGGATCACCGAGATCGAGCGCGCCGATATCCAGGCCGCCAAGCGGCTGGGCTATGAATTGAAGCTCATCGCCCAGGCCCAGCTCAGGAACGACAAGGTCTCCATCTCGGTCGCGCCCACGCTGGTGCCGAACCATTCCATGCTGGCCCACGTGCGAGGTTCGATGAACGGCATTTCGCTGGCCGGCGATCTGTTCGGTCCGGCATTCTTCTACGGTTCGGGCGCGGGCGGCGTGCAAACCGCCAGCGCCATTCTCGCCGACCTGATCGATCTTGCCCAGAGCACTCGGGACGGCAAGTATGTTGGCGCGCCCAACATGGGCTTCAAGAAAAGCGCTATGGCAGGAAAGGAATACCTGTCGTCCGACGAGTGCAGCAGCCAATTCTATTTGCGCCTCAAGGTCGAGGACAAGGTGGGCGTCCTCGCGGAAGTCAGCGCGATTTTCGCGAAGGCCGACGTATCTGTCAGCACGCTGCTGCAGGACGAAAGCCGGGAAGGCATGACTGACCTGATCGCGACGACGCATGCCATTTCGACGTCCAAGCTGCAGAGCATCCTGCCCCTCTTGCAGGATGCAGCGGGCGGCCATCCCGTGGTGACCTATCCGGTGCTGGATGAACGTGCCGACTGA